The DNA segment CTATTTCTGGAATAGGTTGATTCACTTTTGACATCTTCAGTCCTGCTTCCAGGGCTGATTTCTTATCTCTCTCTAGCTGCAACTGTTCCTGTAGTCTTTCCACCTAGAGGATGAAGGTAAAGCACATTCATATATCTAAAAGAACTTGCAAACactcaataaaaacaaacatcACGTAGCTAGGATATGGTTTTGTTGTAAGCCTTACATCTTTCTCTAGTGCTTCGCGCCTCACGTACAAAGCCTTCTTCCGTCGCTCCAAACTAGCCTGTAGAACTGCATTATTTTTAACCtgttctagaaaaaaaaaatgaaggttGTTAATGGGTATACTCGTTAAAAGCCACTAGTTATATAGCGAACTAGTTAGCAAAAGCAAAAACACACTCATCAGGACTTTTATTTCTGACCTCCTCTGAAATACTGTTTTGTAGCTCCGATTTGGCTGACTCGAGTCTTTCAATGTCAGCACTGCAGAATATAAACATTGTCGGATTAAGTAGTTATTTAGGCGTAGTAAACCACGTTGATTTACAGGATCTACTTTAGTCTAAACAAGTATAAGGTTATGACAAGTTCTGCTTTTGATTTTGATCTAAATACTGAAGGCAATACAACAAAAAGAAGTCACGAGGAAGAAACATAAAGATTTAAATCACTTGTAGAGATGAGATGATGTTACATACTCGTCCTCGTCCACTTCCACCTCCGCTGAGAAATCAATAGACTCCATCGAAAGGTTTTTCTTCCCCTGGGCACATAAAATACCAAACTGTTACTAAACGTTTGGATCCCTTGAGAGCTAGGAACACCACATCAAGAACTAATCCCTCGGGATGGAAACGAAACAAGAAACTCACAGGGGTACGGCCCCAGCGCTTATTACTTCCTCCAGGTGGACTGGATAGTGTAGACGGTTTCTTAATGTCAGATGCCACATCTGGTATTGATGAGATTTTATCCTCAGTTGTTGCGACCTCTGCAACACCCTTTACCTCTGCATTATCAGCACCTTTGACCAGGCGATTTTCATCCCTTTTTGCATCATCATGCCGTGGTAGTGAAGATCGTTTAGAGCTTGATAAAAGCTTCTTAGTAACTAGGGGCTCCGTAGTTCCTTTTGGGGTTTTTGATTCAGAGCTTAAATTATCATTTACCTGCAAAATGAACAATGCAAATGTCAAGTAAGATGGAATGAAGACCAAGGAACTTGAATCATAAGTGTAAACTTCAAATAGAATTCTAGAATCCACATATGTAATTCTTAATAATAAGCTAATAATCATCTAGTAATCAACAAGAATTTTCTATTAGGAAATGGTTTAGTTATTGAACCTTAGTATATGACCGTGCCTTATGGTCATCATGATCAATATCATTCCCATGGTTGTCGTCCAAGGCGGCATTCTCACTGTATGATCCGTTTGATTCATTTTCAAGGTCCTCTTCCTCATCTGTGTAGTCCGCAGATCCCTGTGTGCCATcatattcatcatcatcatcgtcatacTCTTCATCATCTGTCCCCACCTCCGTTCCACTACCACTCTCTCCTGAGTCGGAATACAAGCCCGGCGATAAGGAACCTTCCTGCAGCCATAGACTATTTAATTAACCAGAAGAAAAAGCACGCAATGAAGGCTTCACTATACTACTGCAGCAATAAGAGAGGATCACTATGCAGAGAAGTACAATCTTACTCCAAATATGCTGGCATATTCTTCTAACAGTGTTATCACTATAGCCTGGGCATGATTCGCTGCGGCAGCTGCTTGCAGAAGTTGCATAGAGCCATCACCGCCGACATCAAAATCATTTTCAATTTCACAGTCGCCAGCCAGAAGAGGTCGAAGAAGTAAAGGTGCCATACACGCTGCAACAGCATTCGTGTTCATCCGGTTCACATTTTTGTTAGAGGCCACTACTTGCATCATTATCAGGATTCTtgcaagaagaaaaacaaacataattaataacaaaaagTGAACTAACTCCCTAAAACGTGCTCGACAAATTGGAGATGTGGATGGCTCTATAAGATTCATGGAGTTCAAATGACTGGTGGGTTTGCGCATAAAAACGGTTCATCTCTAAACTTTCGTAAGCTAAACGTGAAAACAGATAAGAGACTACCTTTGCAAAAGGCGTCGATTTGGTTCAGGAAATGATTCACAAATTGCTTCCCGCATAGCATTGACTCTATTGCCACGGTCAGAACCTGATAATGTTGCAAGGAGAAGATGTCAGTAAAGTATAACATCCGGGAGAAGCATGGAAAAAGCAGAAATAGATTTGTGTAAATCTCCACAATTCATAATATAATGTCACAGTAAACCCCGAGGAAAATAATTGCTTGGGTGTTTAGCTTCAATGGAATACACAGAAAAGACCTCAGACacagaaaagaaatgaaaaaagaagaagaaaatgttaAACTTACGGCAAGCTTCCAGAAGGGCGTTGCAACAAGATGCAGGCACCGGAGAAGAAGGCAACTCTCTGAGAACATACTGCACATTCATGGATACAATTAGAGAGGGTTAAGAGCGAAAGACTAACTCAGCATGGTAGTGAAAAGTGTCAGGTACCTTAAGACAATCAGCAATAACATGAGCATCCTCCGTGGGAGTGAACTCATTCCTCCCTGAACCAAGTGACTgtgtattaatattttaattcgcAATGCAGAAAAACAGATGGCCTAATCGCGTATATGCAGAGATTCAAAACCTTGCTCATATTCACGAATCCGATGTTCAACATCATCAACATCAGCAGCTTGTCTCAAGATTCCTTCTGTATTGACTCCTGCAAGATAAAGTTGTTTTTTATGCTCAATATGGCTAAAAGAAGCCGAAAATGAAGCTGAAAGCCTGAAGCTAATACCATGATCTTCAACAAATCTAAGGGCCTTTTCCAAGAAAGATGGGGATCCATCAACATCTTCTAGAGCAAGCAAAACTGGTTTTCCAATGACAGTTGATCTTGTTGGTGTCTCGTCTTCTGTAAAAATGTGGGAAAATGCATCATTGTCCAAATGAATTGAAAGAGAACCTAATCTTTGGAAGTCACCGATTGCCTAAACTGTGTCCACATTCTTGTGAGCTTTTGAATACTAACTTGTCAGCCTTGAGCTCCAGACGAAGGgaatttatgtttttacatGGTAATATATTCCCAACTCGCTAGGTTTTCTAGAGAGGACAAAACTTTGACATTCTCACAACACTCAAAACAGATCTTGTTGTAATACATGAATTTAAAAAGACTAAGTTATTAGAAAAGTGACAAACATACTCTGTTCTTCAACACTGACAGGGGCATCTGCATGATCATTTGTGAAGATACCATTTTGACCCATAACATGAGAAGCATTAGGTGCTTGTGTCAAAGCGTTTTCTAGAGCAGCTTTCCACTCGTTTAAATCCTCCATAGTGTCGgcctaacaaaaaaaagtatcaaATCAGAATGCAAAGTTGATCCATCCATCACTGAATCTCGGTCCTTGCTAATTTTTAATCATCGAGTTCATATACAAATTTACGTTTCAACCTATAGTTTGCTATGTAATAGAGATGATAAAGATTAGAGCATATTACGACAGAAAGTTACAGCGGAGTGTAACGGTTATGAAATGAACAAGAAGTCAGCATAAAAATATCAGAACGTAAGATAAGATGCACAGATGAGATGGATGCAACTGATAATAATAAGATTAGGGTGATAAGGAAACAGCAacggaaagaaaagaaaagttttgAAGAAACCTTGAGTGTAAAGGCGCGTCCATCACGGCCATCAGGGAAGAGAACAGTCAACAGCTTTTTATCAGCCTTAACAACCACACTACAAAAAGTAGTCCGAAGTTATATGATGTTAGCAAAACCGAACCAGATGTATTAACATCATACATTAGTTAAAGACTATAGTAATAAAAACCATAATGATTCAAACAATAAGCCAACCTGCCTGAATTGTTGAGATCAATTCCCCCAAGGGTTAAATTAACCTCGCTGCCTCTCTGTTGGACTGCGCTCTGtataaataaaacagaaaaatgTGAGATAACCAGCCTCTGTAATAACAGTCTCATCCCCTGAACAAACTATATCTGCTATAGTATCCCCCACCCCCCCAATTTTTTTCAAGGAACTTTATTCACGTGTGAGTTAAGGTCAAGAAAAGCTAAAAGAAATTGATGTATGACACTCGTTTCACAGAGAAACAGTCGGAGCTTATTGTGATTtgataaataacaaatataaataCCGTTAACCGTCTACCGCTCTAGAAAACTCACAAGCAGGTAACATTTCGCAGCACCCTTGATCAGAACATGAAAGCTTACCGGGTCACTCCGAAAGAAAACGAGTGAAGTACGCGTCAAAATAAACCATCTTTTCTTCCAAGACGTCCACCCAAGCCCTGTGTTAAGAAAACCACTTAAAACTTATAACCATTTAAGCGAAAGCTAGAAATGCGGCATCTTCTCAGGGAGAAAGAAACAGATATCAACAACACACAAAAATAAGAAAGGCTACTTGACCTAAGAATCTCATCCTGAGAAGTGAACATACCTTTTGACGATATATATAATGGTCCACTTTTGAATACCTACACAAGTAGAAAGTATACAACTCACTGAGATTCAGAGATATCTAACATGATGTCTCTCTTTTGCCTACTGAAACCATcaaagagtatatatatataccaatcCTTCTCTCCGAATGTAATTTTCACATTGGAAAAACAGCAGATACTTCTTGATGATTATATGAATGTTCAATGCTAAACGCAACATTAGAAAGTAATTTACCGTGTTGCCACCACGAGAACGCGAGTCTGCGTTTCCGTTTCCAGACTGTGGAATGCTACACGTGTCGCCCTATGATAGgaaggaattaaaaaaaaaaaacaaatattgatcAATATTCTGACGGAGAAGCAAACACTGAGCATCATCGGAAAACTGGAAGAAGAATAGAGATGGATTTCGAAAatcagagaagagagagagagagacgaacATGAGTCTCCAGGTCTTGTTGTTCATGAGGATTGCTATTCTGCTGCTGTTGattctgttgttgttgttgtggtgGCTGCACCTGAGGAGGAGGCTGTGAAGAagatgacgaagaagaagattctGCGTTTTTGGTAGGAGCCATGACTTTGATGCTTCACGCCATTGAAATGCCGCACTGAAtccaaaagagagagaagaatgtCCGATCAAATTCGATACAGCCGATCTCAGATCATAAGAAGTGTTAATTCGAGAGTACACAAAAACCTTGATTTTGATCTGGACGatgaataatttttaaaattttgaaaaaaaataaaattgcaattgatttttagagagagagagagagatttgatttgattgATGTGTTTGTTCAACGATGGTTTTTTGAGAGAGGAAGAGGTTAAGCGAAAATCATGGGCGTGAAGAGAgcgtttttgtttttattcggCACTTGTACACGTCATCATCCCCCTCTCACTTCTTGGAGGGAAACTTTCCCTCTTTTTGACCTCTTCTCTTTTCCATACCCTTTCTTATAGGGccgttcaatatggtaaaaccgaaccgtaccgaaccgaaccgaaccgaaatagacaatatggtttggttttggtatataccatataaaccgaatggatataattttataaaaaccgtaggatttggatatggtttggtatataaccgattaaaccgaataaaccgaacaaaaccgattaaaagtagaaatatgtaaatatgtatctattttataacaatacatgaaaatctatttgttacataagttaaatttgtgttaataactattaccataattttatagtaataaaaaaccttaatttgtaaaacacttgaactataactaaataacaatacattgcaattcaaacatcttattttctaagtctttttgatctttttgctttattttagtgttcactaaattaatatgaagattataaatttgatggacaataattaatggaaaattttcaattgaaaaaacatgactttaatgaacattaaatatggaagagtggaaaaacttttctttcatgtttctgttttgtttcatatttttattttcaaaatttcaagctttgattttagttatagatttgattattttatttgatggtataagcatttttacttctttgtttatttatttgaacatgtaatatatttttaataaatgactgtattgataatatgactctaaaatttatataatatgatctcaaacaaaataattatgttttttggtataaaaccgaataaaccgaaaaccgacggtatataaaccgaaccgaaccgaagtaaatatggatttagaatggtagttatattttactaaccgaaatatcgaaaaccgaaaaaaaccgaaccgaaaccgaaccgatatccggattgaacttcttaacaaacaaacaattttttttttgaagaaatataCACATTTCCAGTCTTATTATAATTACTCTCTAATCTCTAGTTTTGATACATGGATTAATGGTTCTTTATATCCTCTTCTCTTGATATATAAGTCTCTAATTCCCTAAATAATACTAGtagataaaagaaaattatttgatttgtgACAACCTTAGTACACCCTTGCATTGGTTGACCCTATGACCAGTTGACCACACTCTACTAAATCGTGCCGAGCACGATCATCCATCaccactctcttttttttttgtgtgtgtctgttaATGTGCAgctttgttttgattaatttattcTCTACTCTCGTTTGAATAATTTAAACTAGTTATCTTTTGGATACCGCTGTTGCGTGCATGGGGGACTCGATTCATTCGTCTCGTTTTCCCATTAATTTTGATTTCTTTGATGGGTGTTTCAGTATAATTCAATTATGCAATCCAGGATTTGAATTACAAATTCGAGTTTTCTTTGTTGGTTGTGGGCTGTCATGGAAAAGCTCATTTGGACAAGGATTAGCCTATTTCACATcctttattttttagaaaacacTTATGCTCCGTATGTCCCTTTTGTAACTCGAAATGGTAGAAATGGTGGTTAGTCTCCAGTGttggaactattttttgaacattatgaataatgtattcatatgtcaaaaaagaagttttatttgaatgagaaatggaggTCTAATGTGTATGATTTGAAAAACTTGTATAAAGTAGCAAATACACACATTGGATATTTGAAAttggatttgggttttttgatttgttagttggacttcatgttcattgacttaatcttataaaccaaatatatgttgatcttttatattgataaaatataaaaaagaaatccattttaaagtatattattttgtttgaattggtcaaaacaataataattttattctttaatttcttggtcaaaatgtggaataaattcacataataatgacaagaattaaaaaactccattagtgcactatggaggtttcatttttgtgttgaaaaatgaaacttgtgcttctcattatatttctatataaaggCTTGTGAGCCATTTAGAAAACATACACATTCATACAATCAAGAACATTTCTCCCACTCAGAATAGTTATGctagtattttttattcttttgagtctgagagtacatcacaaaaataggttcgatagattctgtttttcggtgatggtaaacagaaacaatgctgcagttgtatcttgggaatctgagcgccataaaaccgtcacactacggggcgtttaaagatttaaggaaagagattaactatctcgactctgcaattcttctttatttttatattttggtattgaaattttagtttatgttcttattattctttacaAATATCAGTTGTCCTATGGTAGTAAAATAAGGTTCCTACACTCTTAAATCTTTAAGTATTGTTTATGCTTTTGCACTAACAATACTGATATTTGTTAaaagttattgttttttttaagaacagGTTAATCGACGGTATCGAAACAAAATCTGGATTTGTGTTTTCTTCAACCAGCTTTTGAGATTGTGTAAAGCTTGTGTTCTTGAGCTAACATTATTTTTTGCAGGATCGGttgaattatttaaaataattctcCTGCACTTACGTGTTTCGGTTGTGATTTGCATGATTTAttgattattagttttattcCTGTTCAGTCAATAGCAGTGATCGATCTTGTTTTCAGCACTAATGATAGTAACACTGGTTTAAGTTTTATGAAACTAGTCAACAGGTGCTGATCGTGGGTTCTAGCAATCGAACGGGAAGATAAATTGCAGGTTGTGGTGTTTGATTATTGATTATATTAAATTGCAAAATttgatgatttaaaaaaaaaattatgtcagttttttatcattttcaatatgttttttgaaaagaaaaagagaaaaaaaaactgatgtaGATTTTATATCCAACCGTTACAAATTGCAAAGGAAAAAGGTTTATTGCTTTTGGTGAAAGATATGTTTTAACTATTGATATTTAATTAGTAAAACAATATGTGGAATAAAACGTTTTTCTGGATTACTTACTGTGGAGTTGTTGTTTAAACTTTATTAGTCATATGTTTGGTATTGAGTAGTATATTAATCTGGGTTTGGTTTCTAGTGAACAAACCCATATGACAATATAGCTAAACCAAAGTGATTAATAAAATCTCGATTTTTAAGAGATCGaatgatatatatatggaaATGGATTTAGTGAGTCGACGCCCCAAATTAAGTTTGGGAGAGGTCTGCCACATATAAATCATTTGCCATAGgaaataaaatgtttgttgATATTGGtcataaacatttatatttcatCAATGCTTAAATGCAAGTTACAAGAAGATTGACCATGCAAAAACAATGATAATTTTCAGACCAATATGATTGAAACTGACATGTGTATTGTAGTTTATAAAGTCAATATGGTtgaaaataatcatatataatgGTGGTTTTGATAACACAAATAATATCTTGTGTATATTTGTTAAAAAAGCAAAATATGTGTTTGGAAAAGATCCAAAACATACAAGTTAGATTTATAAATCAACTTGAGAGAACTATGAAAATAGTTGTATGTAAAATGTGAATTTTTAAGAATGAAACacattttttcaagaaaattgtaataatttttgaaattgcTTTTAATTCATTTAAATCTAAAGGAGTTGTAGATTAATTTTCTAAACTCTTAAGAGATGTTAAATGTAATTATGCATGTTTTGAGCTATCTCAAGAAATGTGGGGGAAGCTTTGCTTACCATATAAAGTCGTTGGCAAGAGGTcatatgaacttagtgatagttatcacaatataattttttttttcttagtggTCGTTCAGATGCGATGCGATTACCCGTGTTTTACCAGTGACTTTGAGGCGTCGACTCATTCaatccattaaaaaaaaaaaaaacaagctagTGTCATACACTGAGTTTTGTGTATAATGGTTAATTGTATCTTGAATAAAAGATGACAAAAATCATTAGACAATTGATCTCCACTAATCTCAAGAGATTATGTTCACTATGGTGACAACCTAGGATCTTTTAATTAAAGGTGTGTCATGAGATCAAATTGTTATATCATCAAAAGGAATGGGTCGCCTGTGAATTAAGATGAGGTTTCGCGGTAACTCTACCTAACTGACTGGAGATCCCAAGAAATAGGTTCAAGGAGACAACTAAGTGAAACTAAGTCTGTCCAAAGCACTGTAAGACTTCGGTCTATACCCAGTTCCTATGATGATTAAACAGTGCTACATGTAAAGAATACAGGATAAGCATTAGCTTTTAATAATTTGTGTCCATAGCTTTGAGATATGAATGGAGTAGTACATGATACTCCTCTAAACAAAGTTAATGGCAAATCACCTTGTGAGTGTGAAATGGGGCcgtttctaggagaatgaaGGAAAGGCTATATTCTCCAAGTTCACTCATGATTAACCAAGACTGTTCACGGCCAAaatgaacacaatagagaacCTAGTTCTGTGAGAGAATGAAGCTGTGTTATGGCTATTGTCTAGGTTTATACCAAAGCCCGGGAGGTTCAAGACATCATGGCCACCTCCTGGCCGAGTAAATCCGATAGCTATTAACAATGACTGGTTCAAGGCTGAAAAATTGCTACCAACTCATCATGCAGTGGATTTTTCGTTTGTACTCTCAAAAGTCCTTAGTTAGGTCTTGTCGAGTCTTGTCTAGGAAGTTGAGTCTTGTCTAGAAAGTCTGTCGAGTCATCTAGTGTCTagagtcatttctattcatgtgggggattgttggaactattttttgaacattatgaataatgtattcatatgtcaaaaaagaagttttatttgaatgagaaatggaggTCTAATGTGTATGATTTGAAAAACTTGTATAAAGTAGCAAATACACACATTGGATATTTGAAAttggatttgggttttttgatttgttagttggacttcatgttcattgacttaatcttataaaccaaatatatgttgatcttttatattgataaaatataaaaaagaaatccattttaaagtatattattttgtttgaattggtcaaaacaataataattttattctttaatttcttggtcaaaatgtggaataaattcacataataatgacaagaattaaaaaactccattagtgcactatggaggtttcatttttgtgttgaaaaatgaaacttgtgcttctcattatatttctatataaaggCTTGTGAGCCATTTAGAAAACATACACATTCATACAATCAAGAACATTTCTCCCACTCAGAATAGTTATGctagtattttttattcttttgagtctgagagtacatcacaaaaataggttcgatagattctgtttttcggtgatggtaaacagaaacaatgctgcagttgtatcttgggaatctgagcgccataaaaccgtcacactacggggcgtttaaagatttaaggaaagagattaactatctcgactctgcaattcttctttatttttatattttggtattgaaattttagtttatgttcttattattctttacaAATATCAGTTGTCCTATGGTAGTAAAATAAGGTTCCTACACTTCACTAGGAACCTAGGTTCACAGCGAGGCATCTGAACGACACAGTGGCAGACCACTCTCAAACTTAATTTGAGGCGTCCACTAAGACTTATGCGAATATCATGATCTCATCTGAGAATTTGGAGTTTATAAACGTTTCCTAAGaactttgataatttttttttttttttttgaaacacaactttgataatattttataatacttTTTCCAAAGTTTAGGGGCTTGTATCTTTGTATGTAATCTCTAAAAATGTTGGAGATCAAAACCAATGTTCCACAAGGATGTGTCCAAATTAAATTCGGCTCTAGCGAACATTCCTACCACTTATGTGAGATATATGCCACATGGGTAATCGCATCGCATCTGAACCAAAAGGATGTAACTGGTAATGATCTAAATAAAGACAGAATTCAGTTTAATTCTGAGTTCAAATGCACATATACAGCATTGCGACAATTCAAGTGCACAAGAGGATAGCCTTATCCATAATATGTAATATACGATCTTGAAGACTCGTAAACTTATAATTTGTAAAACTAACAATAATCGAACAATATAGACGGGGATTGCCCTCTTGAGTAATGGGAAGCGGGCTAGTTCCCGAATGAAGGATAATAAGAATGTATTTTTAACCGCGCTTGTGGTCCAGTGGTGATTAATTTGAGGGTGAAGCCCAATACGATGAAACCACTTGATTTCGAGTCCCGACTACTGAAAAGGTGAAATTTCGGCATCGTCATGGACAAGAGACCGACACGTGTGCCGAAAACGTAAACTACTAACACGTGCCTAGTCTAGACCCACTTTAGTGAGGACCATGATATCCCTATATAATTCAACAAACATATAAGAacgtaattttaatatatgttacattttcttttaaccccatataaaatacatggaCAAAAATTTATCGACATATAACTGGCCTCCTATGTGGTATTATTTTTGAGGCGGAAACCCCTTAAGCAAGAATTCTTAGTTATGAGGATGTCTTGCTCAAAATTTCTATGGTTTTTACATTATATAACATATGATAAACAAAATATACGAGTCTTTGTAAGTTCAAGATGCAACACAATATGGCagaagataaaaaaacaatagGATTAACAAACATCTTTTGCTATACCAAAAATTACTTTAAACAATCTATTCCAAGACTTGCTTAATCAGCCTTACACAACTTGCTAACATCGTAATAATTGCTACAGAAAAATTCATAAGCTATCTAACTTATGTCTCTATGTCACCTGATATGTTATTCTCTGACTCATGACGACCCAAAAACACTCTCAAGAGATTCTCACTCCTATATAAAATCAACTTCGAGTGTTGTGTCCATTTCTCATCGACCCTTGCTATTTTATAATGATCTCCATATTTACAAAACCGTAGTTCGAATATCATACAAGAAAACCATGAATATGGACAGCTTTCATTGTTTTTAGAATTGTACTTATTCATTTTCAAAGCATAAACTTGATCACAAGTTTATCTTCTTGCATTTTCTCCTAAACATAAACTTGCTCATCAAGTGTATCCTATTCAATCTCAACATCTTGCATCCACATGGTATTCACCACTCCGCATGCCTTATGTAACACTGTCGGACACAACATGTGTCAGTGGTTTCGTAAAGACAGAAACCTTAAGTTTATTCTTTTCCA comes from the Brassica rapa cultivar Chiifu-401-42 chromosome A01, CAAS_Brap_v3.01, whole genome shotgun sequence genome and includes:
- the LOC103862294 gene encoding rho GTPase-activating protein REN1 isoform X2 encodes the protein MAPTKNAESSSSSSSSQPPPQVQPPQQQQQNQQQQNSNPHEQQDLETHGDTCSIPQSGNGNADSRSRGGNTVFKSGPLYISSKGLGWTSWKKRWFILTRTSLVFFRSDPSAVQQRGSEVNLTLGGIDLNNSGSVVVKADKKLLTVLFPDGRDGRAFTLKADTMEDLNEWKAALENALTQAPNASHVMGQNGIFTNDHADAPVSVEEQKDETPTRSTVIGKPVLLALEDVDGSPSFLEKALRFVEDHGVNTEGILRQAADVDDVEHRIREYEQGRNEFTPTEDAHVIADCLKYVLRELPSSPVPASCCNALLEACRSDRGNRVNAMREAICESFPEPNRRLLQRILIMMQVVASNKNVNRMNTNAVAACMAPLLLRPLLAGDCEIENDFDVGGDGSMQLLQAAAAANHAQAIVITLLEEYASIFGEGSLSPGLYSDSGESGSGTEVGTDDEEYDDDDDEYDGTQGSADYTDEEEDLENESNGSYSENAALDDNHGNDIDHDDHKARSYTKVNDNLSSESKTPKGTTEPLVTKKLLSSSKRSSLPRHDDAKRDENRLVKGADNAEVKGVAEVATTEDKISSIPDVASDIKKPSTLSSPPGGSNKRWGRTPGKKNLSMESIDFSAEVEVDEDDADIERLESAKSELQNSISEEVKNNAVLQASLERRKKALYVRREALEKDVERLQEQLQLERDKKSALEAGLKMSKVNQPIPEIADEKLKKDLHDVAQAETDIANLEHKVDDLKKKLSHQDAKASGSTHGASKEPRSIPENSAKMKEKQKDTEAASTHVSERSSSLKDEQGSARENETEKQQDQRSKSSQQETSRGSSKSAGMSKRSGSKGDGNTTTSALSKLTMRLNFLKERRSQIASELSNMDKGKSTGQPSPSSVQNQSLQQTERETGSNQSQNQESQSSKLHSQHVLDRGRSENGGDRGRGGSGGNQPSTTPRTFSR
- the LOC103862294 gene encoding rho GTPase-activating protein REN1 isoform X1; this translates as MAPTKNAESSSSSSSSQPPPQVQPPQQQQQNQQQQNSNPHEQQDLETHGDTCSIPQSGNGNADSRSRGGNTVFKSGPLYISSKGLGWTSWKKRWFILTRTSLVFFRSDPSAVQQRGSEVNLTLGGIDLNNSGSVVVKADKKLLTVLFPDGRDGRAFTLKADTMEDLNEWKAALENALTQAPNASHVMGQNGIFTNDHADAPVSVEEQKDETPTRSTVIGKPVLLALEDVDGSPSFLEKALRFVEDHGVNTEGILRQAADVDDVEHRIREYEQGRNEFTPTEDAHVIADCLKYVLRELPSSPVPASCCNALLEACRSDRGNRVNAMREAICESFPEPNRRLLQRILIMMQVVASNKNVNRMNTNAVAACMAPLLLRPLLAGDCEIENDFDVGGDGSMQLLQAAAAANHAQAIVITLLEEYASIFGEGSLSPGLYSDSGESGSGTEVGTDDEEYDDDDDEYDGTQGSADYTDEEEDLENESNGSYSENAALDDNHGNDIDHDDHKARSYTKVNDNLSSESKTPKGTTEPLVTKKLLSSSKRSSLPRHDDAKRDENRLVKGADNAEVKGVAEVATTEDKISSIPDVASDIKKPSTLSSPPGGSNKRWGRTPGKKNLSMESIDFSAEVEVDEDDADIERLESAKSELQNSISEEVKNNAVLQASLERRKKALYVRREALEKDVERLQEQLQLERDKKSALEAGLKMSKVNQPIPEIADEKLKKDLHDVAQAETDIANLEHKVDDLKKKLSHQDAKASGSTHGASKEPRSIPENSAKMKEKQKDTEAASTHVSERSSSLKIRHILQDEQGSARENETEKQQDQRSKSSQQETSRGSSKSAGMSKRSGSKGDGNTTTSALSKLTMRLNFLKERRSQIASELSNMDKGKSTGQPSPSSVQNQSLQQTERETGSNQSQNQESQSSKLHSQHVLDRGRSENGGDRGRGGSGGNQPSTTPRTFSR